One window of Sulfurospirillum sp. 1612 genomic DNA carries:
- the phnD gene encoding phosphate/phosphite/phosphonate ABC transporter substrate-binding protein, translating into MKNDKKFSTGGKIFTTFLLLFTLFLPLDAKNITFSFTGTTLKEDLKTYLQWKTYLEQNSKFKIDIKFARTYAEVVSNIKDAKSDIAYVCSSTYTLLKDKDNADLLAIPIINGQDKYYSEIIALKGTKYKSIMDFKGKIFAFTDPDSTSGSIAPTYTIFMHGDTITNFFSNLIYTYDHGESIKAVLDGFVDGASIDSLVLTQYAKKHPKDMQNLRVVQKLGPYTISPIVARNNLNKREFQELQNLFLNMHHTKIGKEILNHLNIDRFEKPTNQTYSNIYKMLNALKEKK; encoded by the coding sequence ATGAAAAACGATAAAAAATTTTCCACCGGTGGTAAAATTTTTACCACTTTTTTACTGCTTTTTACACTCTTTTTACCGCTTGATGCTAAAAATATTACCTTTTCATTTACCGGCACTACACTCAAAGAAGATTTAAAAACCTATCTACAATGGAAAACATATTTAGAACAAAATTCAAAGTTTAAAATTGATATTAAATTTGCCCGAACTTATGCGGAGGTCGTCTCCAATATAAAAGATGCAAAATCTGATATCGCCTATGTTTGTAGCTCTACTTATACCCTATTAAAAGACAAAGACAATGCTGATTTATTGGCCATCCCGATTATCAATGGTCAGGACAAATACTACTCAGAAATCATTGCACTCAAAGGCACAAAATATAAAAGTATTATGGATTTTAAAGGAAAAATCTTTGCGTTTACTGACCCTGACTCCACCTCAGGCTCCATTGCCCCCACGTATACAATTTTTATGCACGGAGACACAATCACCAATTTTTTTAGCAATCTTATCTATACGTATGATCATGGTGAATCTATAAAAGCGGTATTAGATGGATTTGTTGATGGGGCGAGTATCGATAGTTTGGTCTTGACACAATATGCCAAAAAACACCCCAAAGATATGCAAAATCTAAGAGTGGTACAAAAATTGGGCCCCTATACCATTTCACCTATCGTAGCGCGTAACAACCTCAATAAAAGAGAATTTCAAGAACTTCAAAACCTCTTTTTAAATATGCACCACACCAAAATCGGTAAAGAAATTTTGAATCATCTCAATATTGACCGATTTGAGAAGCCAACCAATCAAACCTATTCTAATATCTACAAAATGCTCAATGCATTAAAAGAAAAAAAATGA
- a CDS encoding 4Fe-4S dicluster domain-containing protein, whose product MSKDELRKVGETLTLETDASRREFLDKFSKGIFGGLIAGGIVNALAPTQAKARMDGSNINFSTPFESFDLPEYQPGEDSILRMMRDLQRALKKPIELRRWNMVIDLRKCVGCDACSVSCAAENKLPPGVIYRPVIQQEIGTYPNVGHVTLPRPCMHCDEPPCVPVCPAEATWKRADGIVIVDYDQCIGCRYCLTACPYDARTFDFGLEYIDDAADAPKVFLGKDKAGKYETLASYEYAKEWKREGEESPIGNARKCHFCIPRIEKGLLPECVVTCIGRATYFGDANDPDSLVSELVALPNAFRLKEEIGTHPSVYYIK is encoded by the coding sequence ATGAGCAAAGATGAGCTTCGAAAAGTTGGCGAAACACTGACTTTAGAAACCGATGCGTCTAGGAGAGAATTCTTAGACAAGTTTAGTAAAGGCATATTTGGCGGGTTGATAGCAGGAGGTATTGTCAATGCCCTTGCCCCCACTCAAGCCAAAGCGAGGATGGATGGTAGCAATATCAATTTTTCTACACCATTTGAATCTTTTGACTTGCCAGAATACCAACCCGGAGAGGATTCTATCCTAAGAATGATGCGTGATCTTCAAAGAGCACTTAAAAAACCAATCGAGCTACGACGCTGGAATATGGTGATTGATTTAAGAAAATGTGTCGGTTGTGACGCCTGTTCTGTTTCATGTGCTGCTGAAAATAAACTACCACCAGGGGTGATTTACCGACCTGTTATTCAACAAGAAATCGGAACTTATCCCAATGTAGGTCATGTGACACTACCCCGTCCTTGTATGCATTGTGATGAGCCTCCTTGTGTGCCGGTTTGTCCGGCTGAAGCGACGTGGAAACGTGCCGATGGTATTGTGATTGTTGATTATGACCAATGTATTGGATGTCGGTATTGTTTGACTGCATGTCCTTATGATGCGAGAACTTTTGATTTTGGTTTAGAGTACATCGATGATGCCGCAGACGCTCCAAAAGTATTTTTAGGCAAAGATAAAGCAGGCAAATATGAAACGTTGGCTTCTTATGAATATGCCAAAGAGTGGAAGCGAGAAGGCGAAGAATCACCGATAGGCAACGCGCGAAAATGTCATTTTTGTATCCCTAGAATCGAGAAGGGGTTGCTTCCTGAGTGCGTTGTGACATGTATTGGACGGGCTACTTATTTTGGCGATGCTAATGATCCAGATAGTTTGGTTTCTGAGCTTGTGGCATTACCTAATGCTTTTAGACTCAAAGAAGAGATTGGTACACATCCTAGTGTGTATTATATTAAGTAG
- the nrfD gene encoding NrfD/PsrC family molybdoenzyme membrane anchor subunit, whose protein sequence is MTREKMGNILVWILIIGFGAWGMPGIIDRFTNGHINTAYGSYIPWGLWISSYIWLIGLSAGALMISVMTYVFDIQAVKKVGKMAFLVAIATLVGAMISVGLDLGHPLRAFNLILDPNLHSMMGWMAILYTAYFITLCVELYLAIKKEQAQGAKQKSIKKILIVLGIWSIPLAFAFHGGVGGVFANVIAKPFWHGPMLPVVFLAGAFLSGGALFATVAYIWRPNQSQEEFSKMMIFLGKTTLALLILDEILEISEVYIGTFYAAFGEGHIWQEILFGPYWFTFWVVHILIGVLIPLFLLTVKSKSPGAIALAGLLIAGSFLAVRLNIVIPGMIDPGFQGIAEAWVHSKLTFSYLPSTMEWQVLFFIVAVVMAVFMIGKKLLPIYQVAGEE, encoded by the coding sequence ATGACAAGAGAAAAAATGGGCAACATCCTGGTTTGGATTTTAATCATTGGTTTTGGTGCCTGGGGTATGCCTGGTATCATAGATAGATTTACGAATGGACATATTAATACCGCGTATGGTTCTTATATCCCTTGGGGATTGTGGATTTCATCTTATATTTGGTTGATTGGGTTATCAGCAGGGGCTTTGATGATTTCGGTCATGACCTATGTGTTTGATATCCAAGCTGTTAAAAAAGTAGGCAAGATGGCGTTTTTGGTAGCCATAGCTACTTTGGTTGGTGCGATGATTTCTGTGGGACTTGATTTGGGTCATCCTTTGCGAGCCTTCAACCTAATCCTTGATCCAAATCTTCACTCCATGATGGGATGGATGGCGATTTTATATACGGCTTATTTTATAACACTTTGTGTTGAATTGTATTTAGCAATCAAAAAAGAGCAAGCACAAGGTGCCAAACAAAAGTCTATCAAAAAGATTTTAATCGTTTTAGGAATTTGGAGTATTCCATTGGCATTTGCGTTCCACGGAGGTGTGGGTGGTGTTTTTGCTAATGTCATCGCAAAACCGTTCTGGCATGGACCCATGTTACCGGTTGTCTTTTTGGCGGGCGCCTTTTTGAGTGGGGGTGCACTATTTGCAACCGTCGCTTATATCTGGAGACCCAACCAGTCACAAGAAGAGTTTTCAAAAATGATGATATTTTTGGGAAAAACCACTTTGGCACTTTTGATTTTAGATGAAATTTTAGAGATTTCAGAAGTGTATATTGGAACTTTTTATGCCGCATTTGGTGAGGGACATATCTGGCAAGAGATTTTGTTCGGACCCTATTGGTTTACTTTTTGGGTTGTTCACATCCTCATTGGGGTGTTAATTCCACTGTTTTTACTCACTGTCAAATCAAAATCCCCCGGTGCCATCGCGCTGGCTGGTTTATTGATTGCGGGTAGTTTCTTGGCGGTGAGACTCAATATCGTAATCCCAGGGATGATTGATCCGGGATTTCAAGGTATCGCTGAAGCTTGGGTGCATAGCAAATTGACATTCTCATATTTGCCATCAACCATGGAGTGGCAGGTACTGTTCTTTATCGTAGCGGTTGTGATGGCCGTCTTTATGATCGGTAAAAAACTCTTACCAATATATCAAGTAGCAGGAGAAGAATAA
- a CDS encoding molybdopterin-dependent oxidoreductase has protein sequence MKNEIIENKPMDRRSFLKTSALLGGSAACLGAVEKINSQGTGRGKIDYPLNDAENVIYSVCLQCHTACPIKVKIEDGVAVKIDGNPYSIQNLNSPIPTSTDIQVGAKIDAGLCPKGQAGIQTIYDPYRVVKVLKRDGKRGENKWKVIPFDQAITEVVEGGKLFSHVPGEENRVVEGLRQVRALQDASIAKAMAADAMNVGKGKMALADFKAKYKAHLHTLIDPDQPDLGPKNNQFVMLAGRMEHGRKELAKRWQKGSFGSINFMEHTTVCEQSHHIAYKQVTSQYLGKGKWKPAAEHLKPDFRNARFVIFFGTGFVEANFGPPIMANLVTNSVTHEGCKVAVVDPRFSKSAAKAWQWVPVRPGGDAALIYAMIRWMFENDKINKEFLANANKAAAKNANEESWTSATHLVAFDKEGPGKKLRASDIGIGTSDEFVTTKDGKPVAVNTNDKLNPIVGDLFFSGELGGIKVKSELMMVKEYAMSKSMEEWAKEAGLSVKEIVKLTREYTKYGRQAGAEMYRGPVQHTNGYYNGMAVIYLNMLIGNIDYNGGLIKGGGHYHEDGSKGGPFNLKVDAYPGKTKAFGHKITREGSYYEHSSYFQKYGYPAKRPWFPHTGNVYQEAIPSMDDAYPYSVKILMTIMGTPLLSNPAAQMSMQTILDLKKTPLYIANDVAIGESSMFADYIFPDEAIWERWGSPHVPPSAVTKMSKFRQPTIEPLTDVVSVFGEKQHIGYESMLLAMAEKLGLPGFGDDGFGKGIPFKRTEDWYLKLAANIAAGDHKGDDLPEADDREIAIFKKARRHMSSATFDFARWEKACIDANGKNWFKKTIYLLNRGARGEDFTKYTKNVANSDKILHKFGKMFNFYCENVANTRHCYTGKKFGGISQFNKAVDYTGKEVVGSSAYPLRSITYKPITGGQARTQSVDYWLQAIMPENTIDINAQTASDMGLRDGDMAKIVSADNPSGNWDLGPSGKKPMIGKIRAIEGLKPGVISVSWSFGHWAYGARDIMVDGTVIKGEKARESGLCSNAALTVDSGLKNSTLEDMIGGSAVFYDSFVGLEKV, from the coding sequence ATGAAAAATGAAATTATAGAAAACAAACCCATGGACCGAAGAAGTTTCCTTAAAACTTCAGCCCTACTTGGTGGTTCTGCCGCATGTTTGGGTGCCGTTGAAAAGATTAATTCACAAGGAACAGGAAGGGGTAAAATCGATTATCCTCTCAATGATGCTGAGAATGTGATTTATTCTGTCTGTTTGCAGTGTCATACTGCCTGTCCCATCAAGGTCAAAATTGAAGATGGCGTCGCGGTGAAAATCGATGGTAATCCATACTCGATACAAAACCTTAACAGCCCGATTCCAACATCCACAGATATCCAAGTGGGTGCGAAGATTGATGCGGGTCTTTGTCCTAAAGGTCAAGCAGGGATTCAAACGATTTATGACCCATACCGTGTTGTCAAAGTATTAAAAAGAGATGGTAAACGGGGTGAAAATAAATGGAAAGTGATTCCTTTCGATCAAGCGATTACTGAAGTCGTTGAGGGAGGAAAACTGTTCTCACACGTACCAGGAGAAGAGAATCGAGTGGTAGAAGGCTTGCGACAAGTGCGTGCCTTGCAAGATGCTAGCATTGCCAAAGCGATGGCAGCAGATGCGATGAATGTCGGTAAAGGCAAGATGGCATTAGCCGATTTTAAGGCAAAGTACAAAGCACACCTTCATACATTAATTGATCCGGACCAGCCCGATCTTGGACCCAAAAATAACCAATTTGTCATGTTGGCAGGAAGAATGGAACACGGACGAAAAGAACTGGCAAAAAGATGGCAAAAAGGCTCTTTTGGAAGTATCAACTTTATGGAGCATACTACCGTTTGTGAGCAATCTCACCATATCGCCTATAAACAAGTCACCAGCCAATATTTAGGCAAAGGCAAATGGAAACCAGCAGCAGAGCATCTAAAACCCGATTTTAGAAATGCCAGATTTGTTATCTTTTTTGGAACGGGCTTTGTGGAAGCAAACTTTGGACCTCCAATCATGGCCAACTTAGTCACCAATTCCGTGACGCATGAAGGTTGTAAAGTCGCAGTAGTCGATCCTAGATTTTCAAAAAGTGCGGCTAAAGCATGGCAATGGGTTCCCGTACGCCCTGGTGGTGATGCTGCCTTGATTTATGCGATGATTAGATGGATGTTTGAAAATGACAAGATTAATAAAGAATTTTTGGCCAATGCCAATAAAGCCGCGGCAAAAAATGCGAATGAAGAGAGTTGGACGAGCGCGACACACTTAGTGGCATTTGATAAAGAGGGACCGGGCAAAAAACTAAGAGCCAGTGATATTGGCATCGGAACCAGTGATGAGTTTGTCACGACCAAAGATGGAAAGCCCGTGGCCGTTAATACCAACGACAAGCTCAATCCAATCGTTGGAGATCTCTTCTTCTCAGGTGAGCTTGGGGGTATCAAAGTCAAATCAGAATTGATGATGGTAAAAGAGTATGCCATGAGCAAATCTATGGAAGAGTGGGCAAAAGAGGCCGGTCTTAGTGTGAAAGAGATTGTAAAATTAACGAGAGAATATACAAAATACGGCCGACAAGCCGGAGCGGAGATGTACCGAGGTCCGGTGCAACACACCAATGGATATTATAATGGAATGGCCGTTATTTATCTCAATATGTTGATTGGAAATATCGATTATAACGGGGGTTTGATTAAAGGGGGTGGACATTACCACGAAGATGGTAGTAAAGGTGGTCCTTTTAATCTTAAAGTAGATGCATATCCGGGAAAAACCAAAGCGTTTGGACACAAAATAACCCGCGAGGGCTCTTATTATGAGCATAGCAGTTATTTCCAAAAATACGGCTATCCTGCCAAACGACCGTGGTTCCCACATACAGGAAATGTCTATCAAGAAGCAATTCCTTCTATGGATGATGCCTACCCTTATAGCGTCAAGATTTTGATGACGATTATGGGGACACCGCTTCTGTCAAATCCGGCAGCACAAATGTCAATGCAGACCATTCTTGATCTGAAAAAGACGCCACTGTATATTGCTAATGATGTAGCGATTGGTGAAAGTAGTATGTTTGCTGATTATATCTTTCCGGATGAAGCGATTTGGGAACGATGGGGAAGCCCACATGTGCCACCATCTGCGGTGACGAAAATGTCAAAATTTAGACAACCAACCATCGAGCCATTGACCGATGTCGTGAGTGTTTTTGGTGAAAAACAACATATCGGTTATGAATCCATGCTTTTAGCGATGGCTGAAAAACTAGGACTTCCAGGATTTGGAGATGATGGTTTTGGCAAAGGTATTCCCTTCAAAAGAACGGAAGATTGGTATCTCAAATTGGCCGCAAATATTGCAGCAGGGGATCACAAGGGGGATGATTTACCAGAAGCAGATGATAGAGAGATTGCAATTTTCAAAAAAGCACGACGTCATATGAGTTCGGCAACCTTTGATTTTGCACGATGGGAAAAAGCTTGTATTGATGCCAATGGTAAAAATTGGTTCAAAAAGACCATTTACCTCCTCAACCGTGGTGCTCGTGGTGAGGATTTCACAAAATATACCAAAAATGTGGCAAATAGTGATAAGATATTGCATAAATTTGGCAAAATGTTTAATTTCTACTGCGAAAATGTTGCCAATACACGACACTGTTATACCGGTAAAAAGTTTGGTGGCATTAGTCAATTTAACAAAGCCGTGGATTATACGGGTAAAGAAGTCGTGGGAAGCAGTGCCTATCCACTTCGCTCTATCACTTATAAACCGATAACCGGAGGTCAAGCAAGAACGCAATCTGTGGATTACTGGTTGCAAGCGATAATGCCTGAAAATACTATCGACATCAATGCCCAAACTGCCTCAGATATGGGATTAAGAGATGGTGATATGGCAAAAATCGTCTCAGCGGACAATCCAAGTGGTAACTGGGATTTGGGACCATCAGGTAAAAAGCCAATGATCGGTAAAATTAGAGCGATTGAAGGCCTAAAACCTGGTGTCATCAGCGTCTCTTGGAGTTTTGGTCACTGGGCATATGGTGCCAGAGATATCATGGTAGATGGTACTGTTATCAAAGGGGAAAAAGCCAGAGAGAGCGGTTTGTGTTCTAATGCCGCATTGACGGTGGATAGCGGACTCAAAAATTCTACTTTAGAAGATATGATCGGCGGGTCAGCTGTGTTCTATGATTCATTTGTAGGACTTGAAAAAGTGTGA
- a CDS encoding ABC transporter ATP-binding protein: MGIKQAIKVENLNKHFGEGDTFVDVIKEASFEINKGELVALIAPSGAGKTTLLMMIGCLEEPNSGKIWLGDELVYHDKWLTKETRKIRREKLGFIFQAHYLVPFLNIIDNITLVPQANGVEEKITKEKARELLKYFDIAEKEKAMPSQLSGGQNQRVAIARALANNPQIILADEPTAALDMQRSVDVVKMLKQIATQQDVAIIMVTHDDRMLEYCDRIMKIEDKACVFE, translated from the coding sequence ATGGGCATCAAACAAGCGATTAAAGTAGAAAATCTCAACAAACATTTTGGAGAAGGTGACACTTTTGTTGATGTCATCAAAGAGGCCTCTTTTGAGATTAACAAAGGCGAATTGGTCGCACTCATCGCACCTAGTGGGGCAGGCAAAACTACACTTTTGATGATGATTGGCTGCCTTGAAGAGCCCAATAGTGGCAAAATATGGCTGGGTGATGAACTGGTTTATCATGATAAATGGCTCACCAAAGAGACACGAAAGATACGAAGAGAAAAACTCGGCTTTATATTTCAAGCACACTATTTAGTACCTTTTTTAAATATCATCGATAATATCACGCTCGTGCCGCAAGCCAACGGGGTTGAAGAAAAAATCACAAAAGAAAAAGCACGCGAGCTTTTAAAATATTTTGATATTGCAGAAAAAGAAAAAGCAATGCCTTCGCAACTCTCAGGAGGACAAAATCAACGTGTTGCTATCGCGAGGGCATTAGCAAATAATCCACAAATCATCCTAGCAGATGAACCCACAGCAGCTCTGGATATGCAACGGTCTGTTGATGTTGTCAAAATGCTCAAACAAATCGCCACCCAACAAGATGTTGCTATTATCATGGTCACGCATGATGATCGGATGCTGGAGTATTGTGATCGAATTATGAAGATAGAAGATAAGGCATGTGTATTTGAGTAA
- a CDS encoding ABC transporter permease produces the protein MINLAKEDIKHTFGKFIVTAMGVGMLLGIVLIMIGVYRGMIVDAEVLLDDINADLWIVQQDTLGPFAESSRVHEDLKYTIAALQGIDKSEAITFQNIQLPQHGQKIRVTAVGFDPYGRINPIKESKLIAGRGLKRDHYEIVVTDKTGFKLGDEIPLGRNWYKVVGITTGTVSSSGDLLVYLSLKDAQELQFLYSNKEIQNDRARGIINKDSHMVNAIIATIKPGYGVDEIAQSIRTWQHKSVYTRDQQQTILTKNLIEKSSKQIGMFTAILIIVSTIIIALILYTMTLEKMKEISIMKLIGLPNSMILKMIIQEALILGILAFIFGNIFSHLIYAKFPKRVVLEIPDAWMLFFIVIVASILASFVGIKKVMNADPAAAIGG, from the coding sequence ATGATTAATCTAGCCAAAGAAGATATCAAGCATACATTCGGCAAGTTTATCGTCACCGCAATGGGGGTGGGAATGTTATTGGGTATTGTCCTTATCATGATAGGCGTGTATCGCGGGATGATTGTCGATGCAGAAGTCTTACTCGATGATATCAATGCTGATCTTTGGATTGTACAGCAAGATACGCTAGGGCCTTTTGCTGAGTCTTCTCGTGTTCATGAGGATTTAAAATACACCATTGCCGCACTTCAAGGCATCGATAAAAGTGAGGCCATCACCTTTCAAAATATCCAACTCCCACAGCATGGCCAAAAAATCCGTGTCACCGCGGTGGGGTTTGACCCTTATGGACGCATCAATCCTATAAAAGAATCCAAACTCATCGCAGGTAGAGGATTAAAAAGAGACCATTATGAGATTGTCGTCACGGATAAAACTGGCTTTAAATTGGGAGATGAGATTCCACTGGGAAGAAATTGGTACAAAGTAGTGGGTATCACCACAGGTACCGTCTCATCAAGTGGAGATTTGCTTGTTTATTTGAGTTTAAAAGATGCACAAGAATTACAGTTTTTATATTCTAATAAAGAGATTCAAAATGACCGTGCCCGTGGTATCATCAACAAAGACTCCCATATGGTCAATGCAATCATCGCCACGATAAAACCAGGATATGGAGTGGATGAAATCGCTCAAAGTATCCGAACGTGGCAACATAAAAGCGTCTACACAAGAGATCAACAACAAACCATACTCACTAAAAATCTCATCGAAAAATCTTCAAAACAAATCGGGATGTTTACCGCCATCCTCATCATCGTCTCCACGATTATTATCGCGCTGATTTTATACACGATGACGCTCGAGAAGATGAAAGAAATCTCTATCATGAAGCTGATTGGTTTACCCAATAGCATGATTCTTAAGATGATTATCCAAGAAGCTTTGATTTTGGGTATTTTGGCATTTATTTTTGGCAATATCTTTTCACATCTCATCTATGCAAAATTTCCAAAACGCGTTGTTTTAGAAATCCCTGATGCCTGGATGCTCTTTTTTATTGTGATTGTGGCATCAATTCTAGCTTCATTTGTCGGGATTAAAAAAGTCATGAATGCAGACCCCGCTGCTGCGATAGGAGGATAA
- a CDS encoding efflux RND transporter periplasmic adaptor subunit, with product MKTWVKYLIAIILIALFGILFYTKVYIPKDTFTIVSPQKGTLHVSIHGIGNVSAKEIYPITAQSGGKITAILTDEGQWVKKGDVLIVMDGEELQAQLESAQASLQKATFDIQASNSELKNTQAQKTLIQKTYDRYQTLNQQGYVTKAEYDKAQSDLQSIQAAITAARAKIKASKAEALRAQKNVEALQIKIKNLKVYAPVDGLVLSKGAQEAQDVLPTTAILTIVDPKTLWVETNIDERISAQIKPNQKASIALRSHPNHPYSGKVVRIETQSDAVTLERKIDVAFDTIPEPFYINAQALVTIHVKSYENVFKIPLNLLVNYKGTLGIWTVKDGHASFQRIHKIAQNENEIALSNIDEQTRIIVPEANKKPLQEGMKIRE from the coding sequence ATGAAAACATGGGTCAAATACCTCATCGCTATCATTCTAATCGCTCTATTTGGAATCCTTTTTTACACCAAAGTCTATATTCCAAAAGATACCTTTACCATCGTCTCTCCCCAAAAAGGCACCTTGCATGTGAGTATCCATGGTATCGGCAATGTCAGCGCTAAAGAAATCTATCCCATTACCGCACAAAGCGGCGGCAAAATTACAGCCATTCTCACAGATGAAGGCCAATGGGTCAAAAAAGGAGATGTGCTCATTGTGATGGATGGTGAGGAGTTACAAGCACAACTTGAAAGTGCACAAGCCAGTTTGCAAAAAGCAACATTTGATATCCAAGCCAGCAACAGTGAGCTCAAAAATACTCAAGCGCAAAAAACATTGATCCAAAAAACCTATGATCGCTACCAAACACTTAATCAACAAGGCTATGTCACCAAAGCGGAGTACGATAAAGCCCAAAGTGATCTCCAAAGTATCCAAGCGGCCATCACAGCAGCACGCGCTAAAATCAAAGCCTCCAAGGCAGAAGCACTCCGAGCCCAAAAAAATGTCGAAGCGCTACAAATCAAAATCAAAAACTTAAAAGTGTATGCCCCTGTTGATGGATTGGTATTATCCAAAGGGGCACAAGAAGCACAAGATGTCCTTCCGACCACGGCCATTTTGACAATCGTCGATCCCAAAACCTTGTGGGTTGAAACCAATATTGATGAGCGTATCAGTGCACAAATCAAGCCCAATCAAAAAGCTTCCATCGCCCTCAGATCGCACCCCAATCATCCCTATTCGGGCAAAGTGGTCAGAATCGAAACGCAAAGTGACGCGGTGACGCTAGAGCGCAAAATTGATGTTGCCTTTGATACGATTCCTGAACCCTTTTATATCAATGCCCAAGCGCTGGTTACCATCCATGTCAAAAGCTATGAGAATGTTTTTAAAATCCCTTTGAACTTGCTAGTGAATTACAAAGGAACACTGGGTATTTGGACTGTAAAGGATGGACACGCCTCCTTTCAAAGGATTCATAAAATCGCACAAAATGAGAATGAAATCGCACTCTCAAATATTGATGAACAAACCAGAATCATCGTGCCTGAGGCCAATAAAAAACCACTACAAGAGGGGATGAAAATAAGAGAATGA
- a CDS encoding TolC family protein, protein MKTMTIFIAFLVMLSPLNAQSLTLHECITKALSTHPDIKKFILQVEQSRYAKDAIKADNRPQISLNAEYDPTHTFTMTQNGAFDTTQASGWQGGVNINQKIWDFSKTSFAIKAAQKSENIAALSLKDARALLVYYVKLQYEQIRVQKEAILVREQDMKSKKELYEQAKALLKQGIKTKADTTRFLSAFYNAKDNLSIAHANLEKARIALATLIGEPIKKDVTLDAMIYKNTKEIMHLNNASMLEHNPQLQEIKETIDKNKYLYQEAKASRYGSIDASLSYSHQDILYRYNNSIVGISFKIPLYSGGRTAAVIQQAKISQEISKRAYQSKKLALQQELAQLLTDFKRYNTTIASKKVQLEASIQTKQLIEARYKEGLSTYIEVLDAISLYLNAKLGLIEAHYEQHNIINRIEYLQGKTL, encoded by the coding sequence ATGAAAACGATGACTATTTTCATAGCGTTTTTGGTGATGCTTAGTCCCTTAAATGCCCAATCTCTTACCCTCCATGAATGCATCACTAAAGCACTCTCTACCCATCCTGATATCAAAAAATTCATCTTGCAAGTAGAACAAAGCAGGTATGCAAAAGACGCCATTAAGGCAGATAATCGACCGCAAATCAGTCTCAATGCCGAATATGACCCAACGCACACCTTCACCATGACACAAAATGGGGCGTTTGATACTACGCAAGCAAGCGGTTGGCAAGGTGGGGTGAACATCAATCAAAAAATTTGGGATTTTTCTAAAACCTCTTTTGCCATCAAAGCCGCACAAAAAAGCGAAAATATCGCCGCACTTTCACTCAAAGATGCCAGGGCACTTTTGGTCTATTATGTGAAATTGCAATACGAACAAATACGCGTACAAAAAGAGGCTATTCTTGTGCGAGAACAAGATATGAAAAGCAAAAAAGAGCTTTATGAACAAGCCAAAGCATTGCTCAAACAAGGAATAAAAACCAAAGCCGATACGACACGATTTCTCTCCGCCTTTTATAACGCCAAAGATAACCTGAGTATCGCACACGCCAATCTTGAAAAAGCAAGGATTGCGTTGGCTACCCTAATCGGCGAACCGATTAAAAAAGATGTCACTCTGGATGCGATGATTTACAAAAATACCAAAGAGATAATGCATCTTAATAACGCTTCAATGCTTGAGCACAATCCACAATTACAAGAAATCAAAGAGACGATAGACAAAAATAAATATTTATATCAAGAAGCAAAAGCATCGCGTTATGGCTCCATTGATGCCTCACTATCCTATTCGCACCAGGACATATTGTACCGCTACAATAATTCTATCGTCGGCATCAGCTTTAAAATCCCACTTTACAGTGGCGGACGCACGGCTGCTGTGATTCAGCAGGCTAAAATCAGCCAAGAGATTTCAAAGAGAGCGTATCAATCAAAAAAACTAGCCCTACAACAAGAATTGGCACAATTATTGACCGATTTCAAACGCTACAATACAACCATAGCTTCCAAAAAAGTTCAACTCGAAGCATCCATCCAGACCAAACAGCTCATTGAAGCCAGATACAAAGAGGGCTTGTCCACTTATATCGAAGTGTTAGATGCAATATCTCTTTATTTAAATGCTAAATTAGGCTTGATTGAAGCACATTATGAACAACACAATATCATCAATAGAATCGAATATTTACAAGGAAAAACACTATGA